One part of the Marinobacterium rhizophilum genome encodes these proteins:
- a CDS encoding MurR/RpiR family transcriptional regulator: MNSVPQTLADLKSAIAEQHSALSKRLRQVAQYVMDNPNAIAFGTVAVIAKDASVHPSTLVRFANAFGFSGFSEMQRLFQQKLIQESPSYTERIRIAREELGDESGDTPLQLLTQFAGASAVALEQLRDSVSEQDLERAVDILAAAEATHVVGVRRAFVVATYFAYALRHIDRRAYLIDGVGGMYAEQGGAIGSKDAIIATSFHPYAPETQDVAKAAVERGVPLILITDSQLSPLAALASVCFVVRDAEVHGFRALGSTLCLAQALSISLAYRVDKQRVAG, from the coding sequence ATGAATTCAGTACCGCAAACACTGGCCGATCTGAAATCCGCCATCGCCGAACAGCACTCGGCGCTGAGCAAGCGCCTGCGCCAGGTGGCGCAATACGTGATGGACAACCCCAACGCGATTGCCTTTGGCACCGTGGCCGTGATCGCCAAGGATGCGAGTGTGCATCCCTCGACCCTGGTGCGTTTCGCCAACGCCTTTGGCTTCAGCGGATTCAGCGAAATGCAGCGCCTGTTTCAGCAAAAGCTGATTCAGGAATCCCCGAGCTATACCGAGCGTATTCGCATTGCCCGTGAAGAGCTGGGTGATGAAAGCGGCGATACGCCACTGCAGCTACTGACGCAATTTGCCGGCGCCAGTGCCGTGGCACTGGAACAGCTGCGCGACAGCGTCAGCGAGCAGGATCTGGAGCGGGCGGTGGACATTCTCGCCGCCGCCGAAGCGACCCATGTGGTGGGTGTGCGCCGGGCCTTTGTGGTGGCGACCTACTTTGCCTATGCATTGCGCCATATCGACCGTCGTGCCTACCTGATTGACGGCGTGGGCGGTATGTACGCCGAGCAGGGCGGGGCCATCGGCAGCAAGGATGCGATTATCGCCACCAGCTTTCATCCCTATGCGCCGGAGACCCAGGACGTGGCCAAGGCCGCGGTCGAGCGCGGCGTGCCCCTGATTCTGATAACCGACAGTCAGCTCAGTCCGCTGGCAGCGCTGGCGTCGGTCTGTTTTGTGGTGCGCGATGCCGAAGTACATGGCTTTCGCGCCCTGGGCTCCACCCTGTGCCTGGCCCAGGCGCTGTCCATCAGTCTGGCCTACCGGGTCGACAAGCAGCGCGTGGCCGGCTGA
- a CDS encoding CoA-acylating methylmalonate-semialdehyde dehydrogenase — protein sequence MKTLGNYINCEAVASQSGRSAVVYNPATGEPSMNVSLSSADETRAAIASAEEALQGWSKVSPLNRARVMFKFKTLVEEHADELAAMITAEHGKVFSDAKGELTRGLEVVEFACGIPHLLKGEHSLNVGRGVDSYSKMQPVGVCAGVSPFNFPAMVPMWMFPVAIACGNTFVMKPSEKDPSTTYRLAELLAEAGLPKGVFNIVNGDKEAVDVLLTDERVGAVSFVGSTPIAEYIYQTASAHSKRVQALGGAKNHMVVMPDADPEQVVHSLMGAAYGSAGERCMAISVAVCVGDEVADNLIKRLGEEIAGMRVGPGIGLPEEAHMGPLITKEHAAKVRGYIDSGVEDGAKLVVDGREFVAQGNENGYFVGPTLFDQVGPGMRIYDEEIFGPVLCIVRVDSYADAVKMINAHEYGNGTAIFTRDGDSARQFCEEIQVGMVGVNVPIPVPMAFHSFGGWKRSLFGPLHMHGPDGVRFYTKMKTITARWPTGLRAGAEFSMPTMK from the coding sequence ATGAAAACTCTGGGCAATTACATCAACTGCGAAGCCGTCGCCAGCCAGAGCGGCCGCAGCGCCGTGGTCTACAACCCCGCCACCGGCGAGCCGAGTATGAACGTCTCCCTCTCCAGCGCCGATGAAACCCGTGCCGCCATCGCCTCGGCCGAAGAGGCGCTGCAGGGCTGGAGCAAGGTATCGCCGCTGAACCGCGCCCGCGTCATGTTCAAGTTCAAGACCCTGGTGGAAGAGCACGCCGATGAGCTCGCCGCCATGATCACCGCCGAACACGGCAAGGTATTCTCCGATGCTAAGGGCGAACTGACCCGTGGTCTGGAAGTCGTGGAATTTGCCTGCGGCATCCCGCACCTGCTCAAGGGCGAGCACAGCCTCAACGTCGGCCGTGGCGTGGACAGCTACTCCAAGATGCAGCCGGTGGGTGTCTGTGCGGGCGTCAGCCCGTTCAACTTCCCCGCCATGGTGCCGATGTGGATGTTCCCGGTGGCCATTGCCTGCGGCAACACCTTTGTCATGAAACCCTCTGAAAAAGACCCCAGCACCACCTACCGCCTGGCCGAGCTGCTGGCCGAAGCCGGGCTACCCAAGGGCGTGTTCAACATCGTCAACGGCGACAAGGAAGCCGTGGACGTGCTGCTCACCGACGAACGTGTCGGCGCGGTGAGCTTTGTCGGCTCCACCCCCATCGCCGAATACATCTACCAGACGGCCAGCGCACACAGCAAGCGTGTACAGGCACTCGGTGGCGCCAAGAACCACATGGTGGTGATGCCGGACGCCGATCCCGAACAGGTCGTGCATTCCCTGATGGGCGCGGCCTACGGCTCCGCCGGTGAACGCTGCATGGCCATCTCGGTGGCCGTCTGTGTCGGTGACGAGGTCGCCGACAACCTGATCAAGCGCCTGGGCGAAGAAATTGCTGGCATGCGCGTGGGCCCGGGAATCGGTCTGCCGGAAGAAGCCCACATGGGCCCGCTGATCACCAAAGAGCACGCGGCCAAGGTCAGGGGCTACATTGATTCCGGTGTCGAAGACGGTGCCAAACTGGTGGTCGATGGTCGCGAGTTCGTCGCCCAGGGTAACGAGAACGGCTACTTCGTCGGCCCCACCCTGTTCGATCAGGTCGGCCCCGGCATGCGCATCTACGACGAAGAAATCTTCGGGCCGGTGCTGTGCATCGTGCGGGTCGATTCCTATGCCGATGCGGTGAAAATGATCAACGCCCACGAATACGGCAACGGCACAGCGATCTTCACCCGCGATGGCGACAGCGCCCGTCAGTTCTGCGAGGAAATCCAGGTGGGCATGGTGGGCGTCAATGTACCCATCCCGGTGCCCATGGCCTTCCACAGCTTCGGTGGCTGGAAGCGCTCCCTGTTTGGCCCGTTGCACATGCACGGCCCGGATGGTGTGCGCTTCTACACCAAGATGAAAACCATCACCGCCCGCTGGCCCACAGGCCTGCGCGCCGGCGCCGAGTTCTCGATGCCGACGATGAAGTAA
- the iolE gene encoding myo-inosose-2 dehydratase: MSVRIGINPLTWTNDDMPALGAETSLETCLSEGKQAGYAGFELGQKFPRTPETLGPILDSHGLNLVSGWYSSELLSRSADEEIAALQDHLTLLKSLGAKVMVFCEVTGCVHGQIETPVSQRPVMNDAQWALLLERINTVAEYCQAQGVRLAYHHHMGTVIETEAEIDRLMAGTSDALGLLLDTGHLTYAGGDPLALQQRHAARICHVHCKDIRPEIMKDAKNRDLSFLSAMLNGVFTVPGDGFIDYETLFKALKASGYEGWLVVEAEQDPSVAHPLTYATLGRNHLQRFCDNAGLEIHG; this comes from the coding sequence ATGAGTGTACGCATTGGTATCAACCCGCTGACCTGGACCAACGACGACATGCCGGCGCTGGGCGCTGAAACGTCGCTCGAAACCTGCCTCAGTGAAGGCAAGCAGGCCGGCTACGCCGGCTTCGAGCTGGGGCAGAAGTTTCCCCGCACCCCCGAGACCCTGGGACCGATCCTGGACAGCCACGGCCTGAACCTGGTGTCCGGCTGGTACAGCAGTGAACTGCTGAGCCGCAGCGCCGACGAGGAAATCGCCGCGCTGCAGGATCACCTGACGCTGCTCAAGTCCCTCGGCGCCAAGGTCATGGTGTTCTGTGAAGTCACCGGCTGCGTACATGGCCAGATCGAAACGCCGGTCAGCCAGCGGCCCGTGATGAACGATGCCCAGTGGGCACTGCTACTGGAGCGCATCAACACGGTTGCCGAGTACTGCCAGGCCCAGGGCGTGCGCCTGGCCTACCACCACCACATGGGCACCGTGATCGAAACCGAGGCCGAGATCGACCGCCTGATGGCCGGCACGTCCGACGCCCTGGGCCTGCTGCTGGACACCGGACACCTGACCTATGCCGGCGGCGACCCGCTGGCGCTGCAGCAACGCCACGCGGCACGTATCTGCCATGTGCACTGCAAGGACATTCGCCCCGAGATCATGAAGGATGCGAAAAACCGTGATTTGAGCTTCCTCAGTGCCATGCTCAACGGCGTATTCACCGTGCCGGGCGATGGCTTTATCGACTATGAAACCCTGTTCAAAGCCCTCAAGGCCAGTGGCTACGAAGGCTGGCTGGTGGTCGAGGCCGAACAGGACCCCAGCGTCGCCCACCCGCTGACCTATGCCACCCTGGGCCGCAATCACCTGCAACGCTTTTGTGACAATGCCGGACTCGAGATCCACGGCTGA
- the iolD gene encoding 3D-(3,5/4)-trihydroxycyclohexane-1,2-dione acylhydrolase (decyclizing), with protein sequence MTTIRLTMAQAVIRYLTAQKVLIDGECKPMFAGCWAIFGHGNVAGLGEALYQVQDELPTYRAHNEQGMAHAAIAYAKTLNRQQMMACTASAGPGAVNMVTAAAVAHVNRLPVLFLPGDTFATRLPDPVLQQVENFHDHTLTSNDCFKPVSRFFDRITRPEQLLTSLPQAMRVLTDPIECGPVCLALPQDVQTMAYDYPAHFFAEKLHQLRRQAPDARELEDAIALIRQAKKPLLIAGGGVHYSGALAELDSLVTGCNLPTGETQAGKGALPWDHERNMGTVGVTGAASTNALAAEADLIIAVGTRLGDFATGSRALINPDAQLLCINVASFDAIKHKAQPLVGDARLALSLLEAGLDGWQPDGSWVEKAAQLRLQWNHSVDIATTDRGTHLPTDAEVVGAVNRAAGEKDIVVCAAGGLPGELQKLWRTRFDRGYHMEYGYSCMGYELAGGLGVKMAKPDSEVFVMVGDGSYLMLNSEIATSVMLGQKIVMVVLDNRGYGCIHRLQQFCGGPGFNNMLDDCRSVEAGAPKTDFAAHARALGASAEKVGNIQQLEAALERAKASPISYLITLDTDVVNAAEEGGSWWDVAVPEVSPREQVMEARRRYEALKARQMQNI encoded by the coding sequence ATGACAACTATCAGACTCACCATGGCGCAGGCAGTGATTCGCTACCTGACCGCTCAGAAAGTGCTGATCGACGGTGAGTGCAAACCAATGTTTGCCGGCTGCTGGGCGATCTTTGGCCATGGCAACGTGGCGGGACTCGGCGAGGCCCTCTACCAGGTTCAGGACGAACTGCCCACCTACCGCGCCCACAATGAACAGGGCATGGCCCATGCCGCCATCGCCTATGCCAAGACCCTCAACCGTCAGCAGATGATGGCCTGCACCGCCTCGGCGGGACCCGGTGCCGTCAACATGGTGACCGCCGCCGCCGTGGCCCATGTCAACCGTCTGCCGGTGCTGTTCCTACCGGGGGATACCTTCGCCACCCGGCTGCCGGACCCGGTGCTGCAGCAGGTCGAGAACTTTCACGACCATACCCTCACATCCAACGACTGTTTCAAGCCGGTGAGTCGGTTCTTCGATCGCATCACCCGCCCCGAACAGCTGCTGACCTCCCTGCCCCAGGCCATGCGTGTACTGACCGACCCCATCGAGTGCGGGCCTGTCTGCCTGGCGCTGCCGCAGGATGTGCAGACCATGGCCTACGACTACCCGGCGCATTTCTTTGCCGAAAAACTGCATCAGTTACGCCGCCAGGCACCGGATGCGCGCGAACTGGAGGACGCCATCGCCCTGATTCGCCAGGCCAAAAAGCCGTTGCTGATCGCAGGCGGCGGTGTGCACTACTCCGGCGCCCTGGCGGAACTGGACAGCCTGGTCACGGGCTGCAACCTGCCGACAGGGGAAACCCAGGCCGGCAAGGGCGCGCTGCCCTGGGACCATGAACGCAACATGGGCACTGTGGGTGTTACCGGTGCGGCGTCCACCAATGCCCTGGCCGCCGAGGCCGACCTGATCATCGCCGTGGGTACCCGCCTGGGGGACTTTGCCACCGGTTCACGCGCCCTGATCAATCCGGATGCGCAGCTGTTGTGCATCAACGTGGCCTCCTTCGATGCCATCAAGCATAAAGCGCAACCGCTGGTGGGCGATGCCAGGCTCGCGCTGTCCCTGCTCGAAGCGGGCCTGGATGGCTGGCAGCCCGATGGCAGCTGGGTCGAAAAAGCCGCGCAGTTGCGCCTGCAGTGGAACCACTCGGTGGATATCGCCACCACGGACCGGGGTACCCACCTGCCCACCGATGCCGAAGTGGTGGGTGCGGTGAACCGTGCCGCCGGCGAGAAGGACATCGTGGTTTGTGCCGCCGGCGGTCTGCCGGGCGAGCTGCAAAAACTGTGGCGCACCCGCTTTGATCGCGGCTACCACATGGAATACGGCTATTCCTGCATGGGCTACGAGCTGGCCGGCGGCCTGGGTGTCAAGATGGCCAAACCCGATTCCGAGGTCTTCGTCATGGTCGGGGATGGGTCCTACCTGATGCTCAACTCCGAAATCGCCACCTCGGTGATGCTGGGCCAGAAAATTGTCATGGTGGTGCTGGACAACCGCGGTTACGGCTGTATTCACCGCCTGCAGCAGTTTTGCGGCGGCCCCGGCTTCAACAACATGCTCGACGACTGCCGCAGCGTTGAAGCCGGCGCCCCCAAGACCGACTTCGCCGCCCATGCCAGAGCACTTGGCGCCAGCGCCGAAAAGGTCGGCAACATCCAGCAGCTGGAAGCGGCTCTGGAGCGCGCCAAGGCCTCGCCCATCAGCTACCTGATTACGCTGGATACCGATGTGGTCAACGCCGCCGAGGAAGGCGGTTCCTGGTGGGATGTCGCGGTGCCGGAAGTCTCGCCCCGCGAGCAGGTGATGGAAGCGCGACGCCGCTACGAGGCGCTCAAGGCCCGCCAGATGCAGAACATCTAA
- a CDS encoding bifunctional 5-dehydro-2-deoxygluconokinase/5-dehydro-2-deoxyphosphogluconate aldolase produces MSNFSASSADRPLDVICLGRAAVDLYGEQIGSRLEDMSGFAKYLGGSSANIAFGTARLGLKSAMLTRVGDEHMGRFVREELASAGVDVSHVVTDTERHTGLVILGIKDQETFPLIFYRRDCADMAISNDDFSPQFIASSRALLITGTHFSTEQTYAASKTAMEYARAAGTRVILDIDYRPVLWGLTGIGEGENRFVSDDSVSTHLQTVLPYCDLIVGTEEEVHIAGGSTDTITALKKIRSLSDATIVLKLGALGCTVLEGAIPDSMDSFDVFTGVRVDVMNVLGAGDAFMSGYLRGWLRDESPERCCAYANACGALVVSRHGCAPAIPSGEELDYYLQHAHGIPRPDQDTELNYLHRVTTRRQGDWSEICGLAFDHRKQLFDMAREVGADPARISQLKRLLVQAARRGADTAGLDGNVGVLIDDTYGQDALNDVTGQGWWIGRPVELPSSLPIELEGGRSIGSRLQEWPREHVVKCLIFYHPDQDIDTRRAQERQAMELYKACCASGHELLLELIPPRDMPQDDNTLVRAMTRFYNLGLRPDWWKLPSPSRAAWGLITDLIKTRAPHCRGVVLLGLDAPADEIRQGFKHSAGFEICKGFTIGRTLWAKESRQWLAGELDDEGLISGVSNNYLQLIQYWRERTAS; encoded by the coding sequence ATGAGCAACTTCAGCGCCAGCAGCGCAGACCGGCCACTGGATGTCATCTGCCTTGGCAGAGCCGCCGTGGATCTGTACGGCGAACAGATTGGCAGCCGCCTTGAAGACATGTCCGGTTTCGCCAAGTACCTGGGCGGCTCATCGGCAAATATTGCCTTTGGCACCGCACGTCTGGGCCTCAAGTCCGCCATGCTGACCCGGGTCGGTGACGAGCACATGGGACGCTTTGTCCGTGAAGAGCTCGCCAGTGCCGGCGTCGACGTCAGCCATGTGGTGACCGACACCGAGCGCCATACCGGCCTGGTGATTCTGGGCATCAAGGATCAGGAAACCTTTCCGCTGATCTTTTACCGTCGCGACTGTGCCGACATGGCGATCAGCAATGACGACTTTTCACCGCAGTTCATCGCCTCCAGCCGGGCGCTGCTGATTACCGGCACGCACTTCTCCACCGAACAGACCTACGCCGCCAGCAAGACCGCGATGGAGTATGCCCGCGCCGCCGGCACCCGCGTGATTCTGGATATCGATTACCGCCCGGTGCTCTGGGGCCTGACCGGTATTGGTGAGGGCGAGAACCGCTTCGTCTCCGATGACAGTGTCAGCACCCACCTGCAAACCGTGCTGCCCTACTGCGACCTGATCGTGGGCACCGAGGAAGAGGTGCATATCGCCGGCGGCAGCACCGACACCATCACCGCACTGAAAAAGATCCGTTCGCTGAGCGACGCCACCATCGTGCTGAAGCTCGGCGCCCTGGGCTGTACCGTGCTGGAAGGCGCGATCCCCGACAGCATGGATAGTTTCGATGTTTTCACCGGTGTCCGGGTCGATGTGATGAATGTGCTGGGCGCCGGTGATGCCTTCATGTCCGGCTACCTGCGTGGCTGGCTGCGCGACGAAAGCCCCGAGCGCTGCTGCGCCTACGCCAATGCCTGCGGCGCCCTGGTGGTATCGCGCCACGGCTGTGCACCGGCTATCCCCAGCGGCGAAGAACTGGACTATTACCTGCAGCACGCCCACGGGATCCCGCGACCGGACCAGGACACCGAGCTAAACTACCTGCACCGCGTGACCACCAGGCGCCAGGGCGACTGGAGCGAGATCTGCGGCCTGGCCTTTGATCACCGCAAGCAGCTGTTCGACATGGCCAGGGAGGTCGGCGCAGACCCTGCACGCATCAGCCAGCTCAAGCGTCTGCTGGTCCAGGCGGCCCGTCGCGGCGCGGACACCGCGGGTCTTGACGGCAACGTCGGCGTGCTGATCGACGATACCTACGGCCAGGATGCCCTCAACGACGTGACCGGCCAGGGCTGGTGGATTGGCCGCCCGGTGGAGCTGCCCTCCTCCCTGCCGATCGAACTCGAAGGCGGTCGTTCCATCGGCTCCCGGCTGCAGGAATGGCCCCGCGAGCATGTGGTCAAGTGCCTGATTTTTTACCACCCGGACCAGGACATCGACACCCGCCGCGCCCAGGAGCGCCAGGCCATGGAGCTGTACAAGGCCTGCTGCGCCAGCGGTCACGAGCTGCTGCTGGAGCTGATTCCGCCCAGGGACATGCCCCAGGATGACAATACCCTGGTGCGCGCCATGACCCGCTTCTACAACCTCGGTCTTCGTCCGGACTGGTGGAAACTGCCCTCACCGAGCCGGGCCGCCTGGGGCCTCATCACCGACCTGATCAAGACCCGCGCTCCCCACTGCCGAGGCGTGGTCCTGCTGGGGCTGGATGCACCGGCGGATGAAATCCGTCAGGGATTCAAGCACTCGGCAGGCTTTGAAATCTGCAAGGGCTTCACCATCGGCCGCACCCTCTGGGCGAAGGAGAGTCGCCAGTGGCTGGCGGGCGAACTGGATGATGAAGGCCTGATCAGCGGCGTCAGCAACAACTACCTGCAATTGATTCAATACTGGCGCGAACGTACCGCCAGTTAA
- a CDS encoding dienelactone hydrolase family protein: MRALLGVLSLSLVSASALADGKAVTYTVDGQAYEGYYVSPGSKVPLVLLIHDWDGLTDYEVRRAEMLSDMGYAVFAADLFGAGVRPTAMEDKRQHTGELYKDREKMRALMNGALEAARAQGANTDLAVAAGYCFGGAAVLELARSGAPLQGFATFHGGLSTPQGQDYSTTQGKLLVLHGSADTAISLSDFAGLGTELESAGVPHEMITYSGAPHGFTVFDSESYREEADRQSWKRFATFLDEQLGN, from the coding sequence ATGCGTGCATTACTGGGGGTGCTCTCGCTGAGTCTGGTATCCGCAAGTGCCTTGGCGGATGGCAAAGCGGTGACCTATACGGTCGATGGTCAGGCTTATGAAGGCTACTATGTCAGCCCGGGGTCGAAAGTGCCGCTGGTGCTGCTGATTCATGACTGGGATGGGCTGACTGACTACGAGGTCAGGCGTGCCGAAATGCTGTCTGACATGGGATATGCCGTCTTTGCCGCCGACCTGTTTGGCGCCGGGGTTCGGCCCACCGCGATGGAAGACAAGCGCCAGCACACGGGCGAACTGTACAAGGACCGGGAGAAGATGCGGGCGCTGATGAACGGCGCGCTTGAAGCCGCCCGGGCGCAGGGTGCCAATACCGATCTGGCGGTAGCCGCGGGCTATTGTTTCGGCGGTGCTGCGGTACTGGAGCTGGCCCGTTCTGGCGCACCTTTGCAGGGTTTTGCGACCTTTCATGGTGGCCTGAGTACCCCGCAGGGCCAGGACTACAGTACGACTCAGGGCAAACTGCTCGTTCTGCACGGTTCGGCCGATACCGCCATCAGTCTGAGTGACTTTGCGGGCCTTGGGACCGAACTCGAGTCGGCCGGCGTGCCCCACGAGATGATCACCTACAGCGGCGCTCCCCATGGTTTTACGGTGTTCGATAGCGAGAGTTACCGCGAAGAAGCGGACAGGCAGTCGTGGAAGCGTTTCGCCACTTTTCTGGATGAGCAGCTGGGCAACTAG
- the iolB gene encoding 5-deoxy-glucuronate isomerase, translated as MSKLLSRPSTPDEQGCIQRITPASAGWDYVGFEVYQLQPGQVLEQATGDQEVCLVLVSGLADVATEKESWSGLGERMSVFEQKAPYSVYVPPSDRFRVTASTALELAVCKAPAKGEFGARLITPADTRYEIRGEGTNQRHVCNILFGNMAAEHLLVCEVFTPGGNWSSYPPHKHDRDAAPAETRLEETYYHRINPSQGFAFQRVYTDDRSLDETMAVEDRNVVMVPEGYHPVGAAHGYDLYYLNVMAGPERTWIFHNDPDHEWLLQKS; from the coding sequence ATGTCCAAGCTTCTGTCCCGCCCCAGCACGCCCGATGAGCAGGGTTGTATCCAGCGCATTACGCCGGCCTCCGCCGGTTGGGATTACGTTGGTTTCGAGGTCTATCAATTGCAGCCCGGCCAGGTGCTGGAGCAGGCCACCGGCGACCAGGAAGTCTGTCTGGTGCTGGTGAGCGGCCTGGCGGATGTCGCCACCGAAAAGGAGAGCTGGAGCGGGCTTGGCGAGCGCATGAGCGTGTTCGAGCAGAAGGCGCCCTACAGCGTTTATGTACCGCCGTCGGATCGCTTTCGCGTCACCGCCAGTACCGCGCTTGAGCTGGCCGTCTGCAAGGCGCCGGCCAAAGGCGAGTTTGGTGCCCGCCTGATTACGCCGGCCGATACGCGCTACGAAATCCGGGGCGAGGGCACCAACCAGCGCCACGTCTGCAATATCCTGTTCGGCAACATGGCGGCCGAGCACCTGCTGGTGTGTGAAGTCTTCACACCGGGTGGCAACTGGTCGAGCTACCCGCCACACAAGCACGATCGTGATGCGGCGCCGGCGGAAACCCGTCTGGAGGAAACCTACTACCACCGCATCAATCCGTCCCAGGGCTTTGCTTTCCAGCGCGTCTATACCGATGATCGCAGCCTGGACGAAACCATGGCGGTGGAAGACCGCAATGTGGTCATGGTGCCTGAAGGGTATCACCCGGTGGGCGCAGCCCACGGGTACGATCTTTATTACCTCAACGTGATGGCGGGCCCCGAACGCACCTGGATCTTCCACAATGATCCGGACCACGAGTGGCTGCTACAGAAGAGCTGA